A stretch of the Lactuca sativa cultivar Salinas chromosome 9, Lsat_Salinas_v11, whole genome shotgun sequence genome encodes the following:
- the LOC111907490 gene encoding uncharacterized protein LOC111907490, with translation MGVDLLPIQKPRWGELDEEDDEKDYYSTLLPKQVIGPDEHGVKKVVEYKFNNDGNKVKITTTTRVRKVATSRLSKSAVERRSWLKFGDAVHEDVGARLTMVSTEEIIFERPKAPGQEDTNASGDPLTRGAVLIVCRSCGKKGDHWTSKCPYKAENLNHPSVSSVTDDSEKGDVYVPPIKRGGADMRRRNDENSVRVNNLSEDTREPDLHELFRPFGSVSRVYVAMDQKSQMSRGFGFVNFVRREDGEKAIAKLNGYGYDNLILAVEWAAPRPK, from the exons ATGGGGGTTGATCTACTACCAATACAAAAGCCTAGATGGGGAGAGCTTGATGAAGAGGATGACGAAAAAGATTATTACTCCACATTGCTTCCCAAACAGGTGATCGGACCTGACGAGCACGGTGTAAAGAAGGTGGTGGAGTATAAGTTCAACAACGACGGTAACAAGGTTAAGATAACCACCACAACACGTGTTCGTAAGGTCGCCACCTCTCGACTCAGTAAGAGCGCCGTGGAGAGGCGTTCATGGTTGAAGTTCGGCGACGCTGTTCATGAGGATGTCGGCGCCCGGCTAACCATGGTTTCTACAGAAGAAATCATCTTTGAGCGTCCTAAAGCTCCAG GTCAAGAAGACACGAATGCATCTGGGGATCCATTAACTCGCGGAGCTGTTCTGATAGTATGTAGGAGTTGTGGTAAGAAAGGTGATCACTGGACCTCAAAGTGCCCCTACAAGGCTGAGAATCTGAACCACCCTTCAGTTTCATCAGTCACTGATGATAGTGAGAAAGGAGATGTATATGTCCCACCCATAAAGCGAGGTGGTGCTGACATGAGGCGGAGGAATGATGAGAACTCAGTTCGAGTAAATAACCTGTCGGAGGACACCCGAGAACCTGACTTGCACGAGCTTTTCCGGCCGTTTGGTAGCGTTTCACGTGTTTATGTGGCAATGGATCAAAAGAGTCAGATGAGTCGAGGTTTCGGGTTTGTTAATTTCGTGAGGAGGGAAGATGGTGAGAAAGCTATTGCTAAACTTAATGGGTATGGTTATGATAATCTTATCTTGGCTGTTGAATGGGCTGCGCCTAGGCCAAAATAA
- the LOC111907492 gene encoding uncharacterized protein LOC111907492: MASHHASLGRRTLEEIRQKRAAQKLSKTSSGPDITKPPSPKASAGISKSSSSTGISEYDISGLVSQLQDLQKRNAKLDKENKNLSSQLHSREIENDMLVKRVNALEQNTVPSLRKALKDVAMEKDAAVVAREDFSAQVRSLKKHLKEAEEEQYRAEEDAAALRAELNSLQRQTINGNVGAGISMGGPQDQMQAIEKELAELKIQLEQESMLRRQEGILRRQEQQQLAEEKHRISAIISEKRDLEEKLAAVSNKISGVSGKEVQFILQDKERLDKQLHDMAVAIERLENSRQKLLFEIDSQSCEIEKLFEENSNLSSAYQESTSVVVEWENQVKDCLKQNEELRMMIDRLRNEQASNIPIANHHEIISESKEGGYEMVSLKGQLAKEQSRGETLSAEVLHLSAKLQQLMQAYNGLTRTYKPVLRKIETNLLKMKRDGSVAVQ, translated from the exons ATGGCGTCTCATCATGCATCTCTTGGTCGTCGAAcg TTGGAAGAAATTCGTCAAAAGAGAGCGGCTCAGAAATTAAGCAAAACATCGTCCGGACCTGATATCACGAAGCCTCCAAGCCCTAAAG CGTCTGCAGGGATTTCGAAATCATCTAGCAGTACTGGAATTTCAGAG TATGATATTAGTGGATTGGTATCACAGTTACAAGATTTGCAGAAAAGGAATGCCAAACTTGACAAAGAGAATAAAAATTTGAGCTCACAG CTTCATTCTAGAGAAATTGAAAATGACATGCTTGTGAAGCGAGTGAATGCTCTG GAACAAAATACAGTACCATCATTGAGAAAAGCTCTTAAGGATGTTGCAATGGAAAAAGATGCAGCAGTTGTTGCACGG GAGGATTTCTCAGCACAAGTTCGATCACTCAAGAAGCATCTAAAGGAAGCAGAAGAAGAACAATACAGG GCTGAGGAAGATGCAGCTGCATTAAGAGCAGAGTTAAACTCTCTACAAAGACAAACCATCAATGGAAATGTTGGTGCTGGTATCTCAATGGGAGGCCCACAAGATCAGATGCAAGCTATTGAGAAGGAGCTTGCTGAGTTGAAGATCCAGTTAGAG CAAGAATCAATGTTGAGGCGCCAAGAAGGAATTTTGAGACGACAAGAGCAACAACAGTTAGCAGAGGAGAAACATCGAATATCTGCCATCATTTCTGAAAAGAGGGATTTGGAAGAAAAACTTGCAGCCGTGTCCAACAAGATCTCAG GAGTTTCAGGAAAAGAGGTCCAATTCATATTG CAAGACAAAGAGAGACTTGACAAGCAATTGCATGACATGGCAGTAGCTATTGAGAGGTTGGAAAACAGCAGACAGAAGCTACTATTTGAG ATCGATTCACAATCTTGTGAAATAGAAAAGCTTTTCGAGGAGAATTCTAACCTATCTTCAGCTTATCAAGAATCAACAAGTGTAGTGGTAGAATGGGAAAACCAA GTTAAAGATTGTTTAAAACAAAATGAGGAACTTCGTATGATGATAGATAGATTAAGGAACGAACAAGCTTCTAATATACCAATTGCAAATCATCACGAGATTATATCAGAATCCAAAGAAGGTGGGTATGAGATGGTTTCCCTAAAG GGTCAACTTGCTAAAGAACAGAGCAGGGGAGAGACACTATCTGCTGAGGTCCTACACCTCTCTGCTAAACTCCAGCAACTCATGCAAGCCTACAATGGTCTCACCCGAAC ATATAAACCAGTGTTGAGGAAAATTGAGACTAATTTGCTGAAAATGAAGCGAGATGGTTCTGTGGCAGTGCAGTAA